Proteins found in one Bacillus subtilis subsp. subtilis str. 168 genomic segment:
- the dhbF gene encoding siderophore 2,3-dihydroxybenzoate-glycine-threonine trimeric ester bacillibactin synthetase (Evidence 1a: Function from experimental evidences in the studied strain; PubMedId: 11112781, 12354229, 16672620, 18957859, 26284661, 27731335; Product type e : enzyme) produces MPDTKDLQYSLTGAQTGIWFAQQLDPDNPIYNTAEYIEINGPVNIALFEEALRHVIKEAESLHVRFGENMDGPWQMINPSPDVQLHVIDVSSEPDPEKTALNWMKADLAKPVDLGYAPLFNEALFIAGPDRFFWYQRIHHIAIDGFGFSLIAQRVASTYTALIKGQTAKSRSFGSLQAILEEDTDYRGSEQYEKDRQFWLDRFADAPEVVSLADRAPRTSNSFLRHTAYLPPSDVNALKEAARYFSGSWHEVMIAVSAVYVHRMTGSEDVVLGLPMMGRIGSASLNVPAMVMNLLPLRLTVSSSMSFSELIQQISREIRSIRRHHKYRHEELRRDLKLIGENHRLFGPQINLMPFDYGLDFAGVRGTTHNLSAGPVDDLSINVYDRTDGSGLRIDVDANPEVYSESDIKLHQQRILQLLQTASAGEDMLIGQMELLLPEEKEKVISKWNETAKSEKLVSLQDMFEKQAVLTPERIALMCDDIQVNYRKLNEEANRLARLLIEKGIGPEQFVALALPRSPEMVASMLGVLKTGAAYLPLDPEFPADRISYMLEDAKPSCIITTEEIAASLPDDLAVPELVLDQAVTQEIIKRYSPENQDVSVSLDHPAYIIYTSGSTGRPKGVVVTQKSLSNFLLSMQEAFSLGEEDRLLAVTTVAFDISALELYLPLISGAQIVIAKKETIREPQALAQMIENFDINIMQATPTLWHALVTSEPEKLRGLRVLVGGEALPSGLLQELQDLHCSVTNLYGPTETTIWSAAAFLEEGLKGVPPIGKPIWNTQVYVLDNGLQPVPPGVVGELYIAGTGLARGYFHRPDLTAERFVADPYGPPGTRMYRTGDQARWRADGSLDYIGRADHQIKIRGFRIELGEIDAVLANHPHIEQAAVVVREDQPGDKRLAAYVVADAAIDTAELRRYMGASLPDYMVPSAFVEMDELPLTPNGKLDRKALPAPDFSTSVSDRAPRTPQEEILCDLFAEVLGLARVGIDDSFFELGGHSLLAARLMSRIREVMGAELGIAKLFDEPTVAGLAAHLDLAQSACPALQRAERPEKIPLSFAQRRLWFLHCLEGPSPTYNIPVAVRLSGELDQGLLKAALYDLVCRHESLRTIFPESQGTSYQHILDADRACPELHVTEIAEKELSDRLAEAVRYSFDLAAEPAFRAELFVIGPDEYVLLLLVHHIVGDGWSLTPLTRDLGTAYAARCHGRSPEWAPLAVQYADYALWQQELLGNEDDPNSLIAGQLAFWKETLKNLPDQLELPTDYSRPAEPSHDGDTIHFRIEPEFHKRLQELARANRVSLFMVLQSGLAALLTRLGAGTDIPIGSPIAGRNDDALGDLVGLFINTLVLRTDTSGDPSFRELLDRVREVNLAAYDNQDLPFERLVEVLNPARSRATHPLFQIMLAFQNTPDAELHLPDMESSLRINSVGSAKFDLTLEISEDRLADGTPNGMEGLLEYSTDLFKRETAQALADRLMRLLEAAESDPDEQIGNLDILAPEEHSSMVTDWQSVSEKIPHACLPEQFEKQAALRPDAIAVVYENQELSYAELNERANRLARMMISEGVGPEQFVALALPRSLEMAVGLLAVLKAGAAYLPLDPDYPADRIAFMLKDAQPAFIMTNTKAANHIPPVENVPKIVLDDPELAEKLNTYPAGNPKNKDRTQPLSPLNTAYVIYTSGSTGVPKGVMIPHQNVTRLFAATEHWFRFSSGDIWTMFHSYAFDFSVWEIWGPLLHGGRLVIVPHHVSRSPEAFLRLLVKEGVTVLNQTPSAFYQFMQAEREQPDLGQALSLRYVIFGGEALELSRLEDWYNRHPENRPQLINMYGITETTVHVSYIELDRSMAALRANSLIGCGIPDLGVYVLDERLQPVPPGVAGELYVSGAGLARGYLGRPGLTSERFIADPFGPPGTRMYRTGDVARLRADGSLDYVGRADHQVKIRGFRIELGEIEAALVQHPQLEDAAVIVREDQPGDKRLAAYVIPSEETFDTAELRRYAAERLPDYMVPAAFVTMKELPLTPNGKLDRKALPAPDFAAAVTGRGPRTPQEEILCDLFMEVLHLPRVGIDDRFFDLGGHSLLAVQLMSRIREALGVELSIGNLFEAPTVAGLAERLEMGSSQSALDVLLPLRTSGDKPPLFCVHPAGGLSWCYAGLMTNIGTDYPIYGLQARGIGQREELPKTLDDMAADYIKQIRTVQPKGPYHLLGWSLGGNVVQAMATQLQNQGEEVSLLVMLDAYPNHFLPIKEAPDDEEALIALLALGGYDPDSLGEKPLDFEAAIEILRRDGSALASLDETVILNLKNTYVNSVGILGSYKPKTFRGNVLFFRSTIIPEWFDPIEPDSWKPYINGQIEQIDIDCRHKDLCQPEPLAQIGKVLAVKLEELNK; encoded by the coding sequence ATGCCTGATACAAAAGATCTTCAATATTCTTTGACCGGGGCGCAAACTGGCATATGGTTTGCTCAGCAGCTTGATCCGGACAATCCAATCTACAATACAGCGGAATATATAGAAATCAATGGACCAGTCAATATTGCTCTTTTTGAAGAAGCTTTGCGGCACGTGATCAAGGAAGCGGAATCGCTGCATGTCCGCTTCGGTGAAAATATGGACGGGCCTTGGCAGATGATAAACCCGTCTCCGGATGTACAGCTGCACGTCATTGACGTCAGCTCTGAGCCTGATCCGGAAAAAACAGCATTAAACTGGATGAAAGCTGATTTAGCAAAGCCGGTTGATTTAGGGTATGCCCCTTTGTTCAATGAAGCTCTGTTTATTGCCGGGCCTGATCGTTTCTTTTGGTATCAGCGCATTCACCATATAGCGATCGACGGCTTCGGTTTTTCCCTGATAGCCCAGCGTGTGGCAAGTACATATACTGCCCTTATAAAAGGACAAACAGCTAAAAGCCGTTCCTTTGGGTCTCTCCAGGCCATTTTGGAGGAGGATACAGATTATCGCGGATCAGAGCAGTATGAGAAGGATCGTCAATTCTGGCTGGACCGTTTTGCAGATGCACCTGAAGTTGTGAGCTTGGCTGATCGGGCGCCAAGAACATCTAACAGTTTTCTTCGTCATACGGCATATCTGCCTCCGTCTGATGTAAACGCGTTAAAAGAAGCGGCGCGCTATTTCTCAGGAAGCTGGCATGAAGTCATGATTGCGGTGTCAGCTGTTTATGTGCACCGTATGACCGGCTCTGAGGATGTTGTGCTCGGCCTGCCCATGATGGGTCGGATAGGGTCCGCGTCACTGAATGTACCGGCTATGGTGATGAACCTTCTCCCGCTCCGGCTGACGGTAAGCTCTTCGATGAGCTTTTCTGAACTGATTCAGCAAATTTCCCGGGAAATCCGCAGTATTCGGCGACATCATAAGTATCGCCATGAAGAGCTTAGGCGCGATCTGAAATTGATAGGAGAAAATCATAGATTATTTGGCCCTCAAATCAATCTTATGCCGTTTGATTACGGTCTCGACTTTGCCGGCGTCCGGGGCACAACGCATAATCTTTCAGCCGGTCCTGTTGATGATCTATCAATCAATGTATATGACAGAACAGACGGCAGCGGGCTGCGAATTGATGTTGATGCGAATCCCGAGGTATACAGTGAGTCTGATATTAAGCTTCATCAGCAGCGTATTTTGCAGCTGCTGCAAACGGCTTCTGCCGGAGAGGACATGCTGATTGGGCAAATGGAGCTTCTGTTGCCAGAGGAGAAAGAAAAAGTCATTTCTAAATGGAATGAGACGGCAAAATCCGAGAAGCTGGTCAGCCTTCAGGACATGTTCGAAAAGCAGGCAGTTCTTACGCCAGAACGTATCGCTCTCATGTGTGATGACATTCAAGTCAACTATCGAAAGCTCAATGAAGAGGCAAACCGCCTCGCGCGTCTGTTGATCGAAAAAGGGATTGGTCCGGAGCAATTTGTCGCTTTGGCGCTGCCGCGTTCCCCTGAGATGGTGGCTTCAATGCTTGGTGTGCTCAAGACTGGTGCGGCGTATCTCCCCCTTGATCCGGAGTTTCCAGCCGACCGCATTTCTTACATGCTGGAGGATGCGAAACCTTCATGCATCATAACGACTGAGGAAATAGCAGCCAGTCTGCCTGATGACCTGGCTGTACCTGAGCTTGTGCTTGATCAGGCTGTTACACAGGAGATTATAAAACGCTATTCGCCGGAAAATCAGGATGTATCGGTTTCGCTTGACCATCCTGCGTATATCATCTATACCTCAGGATCAACAGGAAGACCGAAGGGAGTCGTTGTGACACAGAAAAGCTTAAGCAATTTTCTGCTGTCTATGCAGGAGGCATTTTCTCTAGGAGAAGAAGACAGGCTGTTGGCTGTGACGACTGTCGCTTTTGATATTTCAGCATTGGAGTTATATCTTCCGCTGATTAGCGGAGCGCAAATCGTGATCGCAAAGAAAGAAACGATCCGTGAGCCGCAGGCATTAGCTCAAATGATTGAAAATTTCGATATTAACATTATGCAGGCGACACCGACACTGTGGCACGCTTTGGTAACGAGTGAACCTGAGAAACTTCGGGGGCTTAGAGTGCTTGTAGGAGGCGAGGCGCTGCCGAGCGGTCTTTTGCAGGAACTTCAAGACCTTCATTGTTCAGTCACGAACTTATACGGTCCCACTGAAACAACGATTTGGTCTGCCGCAGCTTTTCTTGAAGAAGGGCTGAAGGGCGTTCCTCCGATTGGGAAACCGATTTGGAACACGCAGGTGTATGTGCTTGATAATGGATTGCAGCCGGTGCCGCCGGGCGTTGTCGGAGAGCTTTATATTGCAGGAACCGGCTTGGCCAGAGGTTATTTCCATCGTCCTGATTTAACGGCGGAGCGCTTCGTTGCAGATCCATACGGACCGCCGGGAACTCGGATGTATCGGACCGGAGACCAGGCCCGCTGGCGCGCCGATGGGTCTTTGGATTATATCGGGCGGGCGGATCATCAAATCAAAATTCGCGGATTCCGAATTGAACTTGGAGAAATTGATGCCGTGCTTGCCAATCACCCGCACATTGAACAGGCCGCGGTTGTCGTACGGGAAGATCAGCCGGGAGACAAACGATTGGCGGCTTATGTAGTCGCTGATGCTGCTATTGATACTGCAGAGCTTCGTCGTTATATGGGGGCTAGTCTTCCTGATTATATGGTACCGTCGGCGTTTGTGGAGATGGACGAGCTGCCGTTAACACCTAATGGCAAGCTTGACCGGAAAGCACTGCCGGCACCAGACTTCAGCACATCTGTCAGTGATCGGGCCCCGCGGACTCCTCAGGAAGAGATATTGTGTGACTTGTTTGCAGAGGTTCTCGGTTTGGCACGCGTCGGTATCGATGACAGTTTCTTCGAGCTTGGGGGCCATTCTCTTCTTGCAGCCCGTCTGATGAGCCGCATTCGCGAGGTAATGGGAGCCGAACTTGGTATCGCCAAGCTCTTTGACGAACCGACAGTAGCCGGACTCGCTGCCCATCTTGATTTGGCGCAGAGTGCATGTCCCGCTTTGCAGAGAGCTGAGCGGCCTGAAAAGATCCCGCTCTCATTTGCCCAGCGCCGGCTATGGTTCCTGCATTGTCTGGAAGGACCGAGTCCTACTTATAATATTCCGGTTGCTGTCCGTTTGTCAGGTGAGTTGGATCAAGGATTGCTGAAAGCGGCACTTTATGACCTCGTCTGCCGTCATGAAAGTCTTCGGACGATCTTCCCTGAATCACAGGGGACATCCTATCAGCATATTTTAGATGCCGATCGAGCCTGTCCCGAGTTACATGTTACTGAAATTGCTGAGAAGGAGCTTTCTGATCGGCTTGCCGAAGCTGTACGCTACAGCTTTGATCTTGCAGCTGAACCTGCTTTTCGTGCCGAGCTTTTTGTGATCGGTCCTGACGAGTACGTGCTGCTTCTTCTCGTCCATCATATTGTCGGGGACGGCTGGTCCTTAACACCGCTGACCAGAGACCTTGGGACAGCTTATGCGGCTCGCTGCCACGGACGATCTCCCGAATGGGCGCCTCTTGCTGTGCAGTATGCAGACTATGCGCTTTGGCAGCAAGAACTGCTTGGAAACGAGGATGATCCAAATAGCTTGATTGCCGGACAGCTTGCTTTCTGGAAAGAAACCTTGAAAAACCTGCCTGATCAGCTTGAACTGCCAACCGATTATTCACGTCCGGCTGAGCCGAGTCATGATGGAGATACGATTCATTTTCGTATTGAGCCCGAGTTTCACAAGCGATTGCAGGAGCTGGCTCGCGCAAATAGGGTGAGCCTGTTTATGGTGCTTCAATCCGGTCTCGCCGCTTTATTGACAAGGCTCGGGGCGGGCACCGACATTCCGATCGGCAGTCCGATCGCGGGACGGAATGATGATGCGCTGGGCGATCTTGTAGGGCTGTTCATTAATACATTGGTGCTCAGAACTGATACGTCCGGTGACCCAAGCTTTCGTGAGCTTCTAGACAGAGTACGGGAAGTGAATCTGGCCGCCTATGACAATCAGGATCTGCCGTTTGAGAGACTTGTAGAGGTGCTCAATCCGGCTCGTTCGCGTGCGACGCATCCTTTATTCCAAATCATGCTTGCGTTCCAAAACACACCGGACGCTGAACTGCATCTTCCTGATATGGAGAGCAGCCTGCGAATCAACAGTGTCGGTTCTGCCAAGTTTGATTTGACGCTGGAAATTAGTGAAGATCGCCTTGCTGACGGGACACCAAACGGAATGGAAGGACTGCTTGAATACAGCACTGATCTTTTCAAACGGGAAACTGCTCAGGCTCTTGCTGACCGATTGATGCGCCTGTTGGAGGCTGCCGAGTCTGATCCTGACGAGCAAATCGGAAATCTGGATATTCTTGCGCCAGAGGAACACAGCAGCATGGTGACTGATTGGCAAAGTGTATCTGAAAAGATTCCGCACGCATGTTTGCCAGAGCAATTTGAGAAGCAGGCTGCTTTACGTCCTGATGCCATTGCCGTTGTATATGAAAATCAGGAACTGAGCTATGCAGAGCTGAATGAAAGAGCAAACCGGCTTGCCCGAATGATGATTAGTGAAGGTGTCGGGCCGGAGCAATTTGTGGCATTGGCACTGCCCCGATCGTTGGAAATGGCTGTCGGCCTATTGGCGGTGCTAAAGGCCGGGGCAGCTTATCTCCCTCTTGATCCGGATTATCCGGCTGATCGAATTGCTTTTATGCTAAAAGATGCACAGCCTGCGTTTATCATGACGAACACTAAAGCTGCAAATCACATTCCGCCAGTTGAAAACGTGCCGAAAATCGTGCTGGATGATCCCGAGCTGGCAGAGAAACTAAACACGTACCCTGCAGGTAATCCAAAAAATAAGGATAGGACTCAGCCGCTTTCCCCTTTGAATACGGCATATGTCATTTATACATCCGGCTCAACAGGTGTTCCAAAAGGTGTGATGATTCCTCACCAAAATGTAACACGTTTATTTGCAGCGACCGAGCACTGGTTCCGTTTCAGCTCAGGTGATATCTGGACCATGTTCCATTCCTATGCGTTTGATTTTTCGGTGTGGGAGATCTGGGGTCCTCTGCTGCATGGCGGACGTCTTGTAATCGTGCCTCACCACGTCAGCAGATCGCCAGAAGCGTTTCTGCGCCTGCTTGTCAAAGAGGGGGTGACTGTTCTGAACCAGACACCGTCTGCTTTCTATCAGTTTATGCAGGCGGAACGGGAACAGCCGGATCTCGGACAGGCACTCAGTCTGCGCTATGTCATTTTTGGCGGAGAAGCGCTTGAACTCAGCCGTTTAGAGGATTGGTACAACCGCCACCCTGAAAATAGACCGCAGCTTATCAATATGTATGGTATTACAGAAACGACGGTGCATGTGAGCTATATCGAATTAGACCGAAGCATGGCAGCTTTACGGGCAAACAGCTTGATCGGCTGCGGCATTCCCGATCTTGGTGTATACGTGCTGGATGAACGCCTGCAGCCGGTCCCGCCGGGTGTTGCCGGAGAGCTGTATGTATCAGGAGCGGGGTTAGCACGAGGTTATCTAGGCCGGCCTGGTTTAACATCTGAACGCTTCATAGCTGATCCGTTCGGTCCTCCAGGCACCCGGATGTACCGCACTGGGGATGTGGCCCGCCTCCGCGCTGACGGTTCTCTCGACTATGTCGGCCGTGCAGACCATCAAGTGAAAATTCGGGGATTCCGGATTGAATTGGGAGAAATTGAAGCCGCGCTTGTTCAGCATCCGCAGCTTGAAGATGCGGCAGTGATCGTTCGTGAGGATCAGCCGGGAGATAAACGGTTAGCAGCTTATGTCATCCCTTCGGAAGAAACATTTGATACGGCGGAACTGCGCAGATATGCTGCTGAGAGACTGCCGGATTACATGGTGCCTGCTGCCTTTGTGACGATGAAAGAATTGCCGCTGACACCGAATGGAAAGCTTGATCGTAAAGCGCTGCCCGCTCCGGATTTCGCAGCGGCAGTGACAGGACGAGGACCGAGAACGCCGCAGGAAGAAATTCTCTGTGACCTCTTTATGGAGGTGCTTCACTTGCCGCGTGTCGGCATTGATGACCGTTTCTTTGATTTAGGCGGACATTCCTTGCTTGCTGTACAGCTCATGAGCCGCATTCGTGAAGCGCTCGGCGTTGAACTCAGCATCGGCAACTTGTTCGAAGCACCTACTGTAGCCGGGCTCGCTGAAAGACTTGAAATGGGATCAAGCCAAAGCGCTCTTGACGTTCTGCTGCCGCTCCGAACAAGCGGAGACAAGCCTCCTTTATTCTGTGTTCATCCGGCAGGGGGGCTCAGCTGGTGTTATGCCGGTTTGATGACCAATATAGGAACAGATTATCCGATCTACGGCTTGCAGGCACGGGGAATCGGGCAGCGCGAGGAGCTTCCGAAAACACTTGATGACATGGCTGCCGATTACATTAAACAAATCCGAACGGTCCAGCCAAAAGGCCCGTACCATCTGCTGGGCTGGTCCCTGGGCGGGAATGTCGTTCAAGCGATGGCTACCCAGCTGCAAAATCAAGGAGAAGAAGTATCCCTGTTGGTGATGCTGGACGCCTATCCGAACCACTTCCTTCCTATAAAAGAGGCACCGGATGATGAGGAAGCGCTTATTGCCCTTCTGGCGTTAGGCGGGTATGATCCAGACAGCTTAGGGGAAAAACCGCTAGATTTTGAAGCGGCGATTGAGATTCTTCGCCGTGACGGCAGTGCGCTTGCGAGCCTGGATGAAACGGTCATTTTAAATTTGAAGAATACGTATGTAAATTCTGTCGGCATTTTAGGTTCCTATAAGCCGAAAACCTTCCGCGGAAATGTTTTGTTTTTCAGATCAACAATCATTCCTGAATGGTTTGACCCGATTGAACCTGACTCGTGGAAGCCTTATATTAACGGACAGATTGAACAAATCGACATCGACTGCCGTCATAAAGATTTATGTCAGCCTGAACCTCTGGCTCAAATCGGCAAGGTTCTCGCTGTCAAATTGGAAGAGTTGAATAAATAA
- the dhbB gene encoding isochorismatase (siderophore specific) (Evidence 2a: Function from experimental evidences in other organisms; PubMedId: 8921902, 9214294, 11112781, 11790741, 12354229, 16672620, 26284661; Product type e: enzyme) codes for MAIPAIQPYQMPTASDMPQNKVSWVPDPNRAVLLIHDMQNYFVDAFTAGASPVTELSANIRKLKNQCVQLGIPVVYTAQPGSQNPDDRALLTDFWGPGLNSGPYEEKIITELAPEDDDLVLTKWRYSAFKRTNLLEMMRKEGRDQLIITGIYAHIGCLVTACEAFMEDIKAFFVGDAVADFSLEKHQMALEYAAGRCAFTVMTDSLLDQLQNAPADVQKTSANTGKKNVFTCENIRKQIAELLQETPEDITDQEDLLDRGLDSVRIMTLVEQWRREGAEVTFVELAERPTIEEWQKLLTTRSQQVLPNADYL; via the coding sequence ATGGCTATACCTGCCATTCAGCCGTATCAAATGCCGACAGCATCTGATATGCCGCAAAACAAAGTATCATGGGTGCCTGATCCGAATCGGGCTGTCTTGTTAATACACGATATGCAAAACTATTTTGTTGATGCTTTCACAGCGGGAGCGTCTCCGGTAACAGAGCTTTCAGCGAATATACGAAAGCTGAAGAATCAATGTGTTCAGCTTGGGATTCCTGTTGTCTATACCGCACAGCCGGGAAGCCAAAATCCGGATGACCGTGCGCTGCTGACAGACTTTTGGGGCCCGGGATTAAACAGCGGTCCTTATGAGGAGAAAATTATAACCGAGCTGGCACCAGAGGATGATGATCTTGTGCTGACAAAATGGAGATACAGCGCGTTTAAGAGAACGAATCTGCTTGAAATGATGCGCAAAGAGGGACGCGATCAGCTGATCATTACAGGAATTTACGCCCATATCGGCTGTCTTGTTACAGCATGTGAAGCATTTATGGAGGATATTAAAGCCTTTTTTGTGGGAGATGCAGTTGCTGATTTTTCATTAGAAAAACATCAAATGGCGCTGGAATATGCGGCTGGACGCTGTGCGTTTACCGTGATGACTGACAGTCTTCTTGATCAGCTGCAGAATGCGCCGGCAGACGTTCAAAAAACGTCAGCAAACACTGGCAAAAAGAACGTGTTTACATGTGAGAATATCCGTAAACAAATTGCTGAGCTTCTACAAGAAACACCGGAAGACATCACAGATCAAGAGGATTTGCTCGATCGTGGTCTTGATTCGGTAAGGATCATGACATTGGTGGAACAATGGCGCCGTGAAGGGGCAGAGGTGACTTTCGTGGAATTGGCTGAACGCCCAACGATCGAAGAATGGCAGAAATTGCTCACAACTCGCAGCCAGCAAGTGCTGCCAAACGCGGATTATTTATAA
- the dhbE gene encoding 2,3-dihydroxybenzoate-AMP ligase (Evidence 1a: Function from experimental evidences in the studied strain; PubMedId: 8921902, 9214294, 11112781, 11790741, 12354229, 12221282, 16672620, 16403027, 23352143, 26284661; Product type e: enzyme) yields MLKGFTPWPDELAETYRKNGCWAGETFGDLLRDRAAKYGDRIAITCGNTHWSYRELDTRADRLAAGFQKLGIQQMDRVVVQLPNIKEFFEVIFALFRLGALPVFALPSHRSSEITYFCEFAEAAAYIIPDAYSGFDYRSLARQVQSKLPTLKNIIVAGEAEEFLPLEDLHAEPVKLPEVKSSDVAFLQLSGGSTGLSKLIPRTHDDYIYSLKRSVEVCWLDHSTVYLAALPMAHNYPLSSPGVLGVLYAGGRVVLSPSPSPDDAFPLIEREKVTITALVPPLAMVWMDAASSRRDDLSSLQVLQVGGAKFSAEAARRVKAVFGCTLQQVFGMAEGLVNYTRLDDPEEIIVNTQGKPMSPYDEMRVWDDHDRDVKPGETGHLLTRGPYTIRGYYKAEEHNAASFTEDGFYRTGDIVRLTRDGYIVVEGRAKDQINRGGEKVAAEEVENHLLAHPAVHDAAMVSMPDQFLGERSCVFIIPRDEAPKAAELKAFLRERGLAAYKIPDRVEFVESFPQTGVGKVSKKALREAISEKLLAGFKK; encoded by the coding sequence ATGCTGAAAGGATTTACGCCTTGGCCTGATGAGTTAGCTGAGACCTATCGAAAGAACGGCTGCTGGGCCGGTGAGACGTTTGGAGATTTGTTAAGGGACCGGGCAGCCAAATATGGTGATCGCATTGCCATTACATGCGGAAACACCCATTGGAGCTATCGAGAGCTTGACACAAGGGCTGATCGCCTGGCTGCCGGATTTCAAAAGCTCGGCATTCAACAGATGGATCGTGTTGTGGTGCAGTTGCCAAATATCAAAGAGTTTTTTGAAGTCATTTTCGCGCTTTTCCGTCTGGGGGCGCTTCCAGTCTTCGCACTGCCTTCTCATCGAAGCAGTGAAATTACATATTTTTGCGAGTTTGCTGAAGCGGCTGCATATATCATTCCCGACGCTTATTCCGGTTTTGACTACCGTTCGCTTGCCAGACAGGTTCAAAGCAAGCTGCCGACTTTGAAAAACATCATTGTCGCAGGTGAGGCAGAGGAATTTTTACCGCTGGAGGATTTGCATGCAGAACCTGTAAAACTGCCTGAAGTCAAATCATCGGATGTGGCGTTCCTCCAGCTTTCTGGCGGGAGCACCGGGCTATCGAAACTGATTCCGAGGACCCACGATGACTACATATACAGCCTGAAGCGGAGTGTGGAGGTCTGCTGGCTCGACCACAGCACGGTGTACTTGGCCGCGCTGCCGATGGCACACAATTATCCGCTGAGCTCACCCGGCGTTCTCGGCGTATTATACGCTGGAGGAAGAGTGGTATTATCTCCTTCTCCAAGTCCAGATGACGCATTTCCTTTAATTGAACGGGAAAAGGTCACGATAACCGCTCTTGTTCCGCCTCTTGCGATGGTATGGATGGATGCGGCATCCTCACGCCGTGATGATTTATCCAGCCTTCAAGTGCTGCAGGTCGGCGGTGCCAAGTTTAGTGCTGAAGCCGCGCGCAGGGTAAAAGCTGTTTTCGGCTGCACGCTGCAGCAGGTGTTCGGAATGGCAGAGGGTCTCGTCAATTATACGAGATTGGATGATCCTGAGGAGATCATTGTCAACACCCAAGGAAAACCGATGTCTCCATATGATGAAATGCGTGTTTGGGATGATCATGATCGCGACGTAAAACCTGGTGAAACAGGCCATCTGCTGACGCGGGGGCCGTATACAATTCGAGGTTACTATAAGGCAGAAGAGCATAACGCCGCTTCATTTACTGAGGACGGTTTTTACCGTACGGGTGATATCGTCAGGCTGACACGAGACGGCTATATTGTCGTTGAAGGCCGGGCGAAGGATCAAATTAACCGTGGAGGAGAAAAGGTTGCGGCTGAAGAGGTAGAAAATCATCTGCTGGCGCATCCGGCTGTCCATGATGCGGCAATGGTCTCCATGCCTGATCAATTTCTTGGCGAAAGATCTTGTGTGTTCATTATTCCCCGGGATGAAGCCCCAAAAGCCGCAGAGCTTAAAGCATTTTTGAGAGAGCGCGGACTGGCGGCATATAAAATCCCTGATCGAGTTGAATTTGTCGAATCCTTCCCGCAGACAGGAGTAGGAAAAGTCAGCAAAAAAGCGCTCCGTGAAGCCATTTCCGAGAAGCTTCTTGCAGGATTTAAAAAATAA